The Elaeis guineensis isolate ETL-2024a chromosome 5, EG11, whole genome shotgun sequence DNA segment tccttgcattaggatgaatgttatgattggctcgtctctgataaattaaaaattcactgcataaaatataaatatatcatttagaatattatatctaatataaaatttaaattttgatgtcattccttaaatatactaacctgcgatggtcagatattatgtcactatgaagtaacacataacgatgtgcttgtgctaaggatttttgatcaagtacaatactttcaactcttcccaagaattttccagcagttaagaacttatacagttctgcattctccacaaagtcattataccgttgaggtcgactaaaaatagtctctacaccttgaagatatcttgaacaaaatgtcaaacattcatccgcaatatatgcttcagcaatcgagccttcgggataggctctatttcgcacataatctttaagacgcacaagataccttcaagaattaaatatttattaaaatatcagtatgctgttgtttctaataaaattatcaaaagatttaaggtttgtaataatacctctcaataggatacatccatctataatgtaccggtccaccaactttaacttctgaagctaggtgaatgagcagatgtaccataatagtgaaaaatccaggaggaaaaatcttttccatctggcaaagtgtaattgcaatatcggattctaactgatcaagtttccgaggatcaataattttggaacataatgccttaaagaatgacgataatcgaagtacaattgtaacaacttgtttcggcaatgacgatcttaaagctattggaaaaatatcttgcatcaatatgtgaccatcatgacttttaagatttgaaagttttcgatcctttagatgcacacatcgtgaaatatttgatgcatatccatcgggtactttgatacttttcaaaactccaaaaaattatccttttctcgagcagacattgtgtaacatgcaggaggcacataaattctatcattagcaagcattttaggatgaagttcctgtcggatacccatttcttttaaatcaagacgtgccttcatgttatctttgctctttccatcaaggt contains these protein-coding regions:
- the LOC140857885 gene encoding uncharacterized protein, which produces MQDIFPIALRSSLPKQVVTIVLRLSSFFKALCSKIIDPRKLDQLESDIAITLCQMEKIFPPGFFTIMVHLLIHLASEVKVGGPVHYRWMYPIERYLVRLKDYVRNRAYPEGSIAEAYIADECLTFCSRYLQGVETIFSRPQRYNDFVENAELYKFLTAGKFLGRVESIVLDQKSLAQAHRYVLLHSDIISDHRSEFLIYQRRANHNIHPNARIEQRWLVELFPMWLSNQV